In a single window of the Pseudomonas oryzihabitans genome:
- the aceF gene encoding dihydrolipoyllysine-residue acetyltransferase: MSETIRVPDIGSGDGEVIELLVKVGDTVEAEQSLVVLESDKASMEIPAPKAGKIAALHIKVGDTLKTGDLLIDLEGEDAASGSEPAAEPKAESKQTQVEESETPTPAGDEDASASAGEGEAQEIHVPDIGSSGKASIIEVAVKPGDTIAAEQTLITLESDKASMEIPSPAAGVVESISVKVGDEVGTGDLILVLKGAANAKPSKSVESKASDTPAKEAAEPELHEEAAAEPAGESVEEIKVPDIGSTGSANVIEVLVKAGDQVKAEQSLIVLESDKASMEIPAPKAGVVESVAIKVNDQAKTGDLILTLKVAGAAPKQAAKPAAGNTAASAPSAEKKAEAPAKAAAPASAPAAGKGKKVHAGPAVRMVAREFGVDLGEVTPTGPKGRILKEDVQAYVKDQLQKSKAAPAAAAGATGGAGIPPIPTVDFSKFGEIEEVPMTRLMQVGANNLHRSWLNVPHVTQFDQSDVTDLEAFRVGQKAVAEKAGVKLTILPFLLKACAHVLKELPDFNASLAPSGKAVIRKKYVHIGFAVDTPDGLLVPVIRNVDQKSLLQLAAEAAQLAEKARTKKLSGDDMQGACFTISSLGHIGGTGFTPIVNAPEVAILGVSKASMQPVWDGKAFQPRLMLPLSLSYDHRVINGAAAARFTKRLGDLLAEIRGLLL; this comes from the coding sequence GTGAGCGAGACCATCCGCGTACCCGACATCGGCAGTGGCGACGGCGAAGTCATCGAGCTGCTGGTAAAGGTCGGCGATACCGTCGAGGCCGAACAGAGCCTGGTGGTGCTGGAGTCCGACAAGGCCAGCATGGAGATCCCGGCCCCCAAGGCCGGCAAGATCGCCGCCCTGCACATCAAGGTCGGCGATACCCTCAAGACCGGTGATCTGCTGATCGACCTGGAAGGCGAGGACGCCGCCTCTGGCAGCGAGCCCGCCGCCGAGCCCAAGGCCGAGTCCAAGCAGACCCAGGTCGAGGAAAGCGAAACCCCGACGCCGGCCGGCGACGAGGACGCTTCGGCGTCCGCCGGCGAAGGCGAGGCCCAGGAGATCCATGTCCCCGACATCGGCTCCAGCGGCAAGGCCAGCATCATCGAGGTGGCGGTCAAGCCCGGCGACACCATCGCCGCCGAGCAGACGCTGATCACCCTGGAATCCGACAAGGCCAGCATGGAAATCCCCTCCCCCGCCGCTGGCGTGGTGGAGAGCATTTCCGTCAAGGTCGGCGACGAAGTCGGCACCGGCGATCTGATCCTGGTGCTCAAGGGCGCCGCCAATGCCAAGCCGAGCAAGAGCGTCGAATCCAAGGCCAGCGACACGCCCGCCAAGGAAGCCGCCGAGCCCGAGCTGCACGAGGAAGCCGCCGCCGAGCCGGCCGGTGAGTCGGTCGAGGAGATCAAGGTCCCCGACATCGGCTCCACTGGCAGTGCCAATGTCATCGAGGTGCTGGTCAAGGCCGGTGACCAAGTCAAGGCCGAGCAGTCGCTGATCGTGCTGGAGTCCGACAAGGCCAGCATGGAAATCCCGGCGCCCAAGGCGGGCGTGGTGGAAAGCGTCGCCATCAAGGTCAATGACCAGGCCAAGACCGGCGATCTGATCCTGACCCTGAAGGTGGCTGGCGCCGCGCCCAAGCAGGCGGCCAAGCCGGCTGCCGGCAACACCGCTGCCAGCGCGCCGTCTGCCGAGAAGAAAGCCGAGGCTCCGGCCAAGGCCGCCGCACCCGCCAGCGCACCCGCTGCGGGCAAGGGCAAGAAGGTCCATGCCGGTCCAGCCGTGCGCATGGTCGCCCGCGAGTTCGGCGTCGACCTGGGCGAGGTGACCCCGACCGGTCCCAAGGGTCGCATCCTCAAGGAAGACGTCCAGGCCTACGTCAAGGATCAGCTGCAGAAGAGCAAGGCGGCTCCGGCCGCGGCTGCAGGTGCCACCGGTGGTGCCGGCATCCCGCCGATCCCCACCGTGGACTTCAGCAAGTTCGGCGAGATCGAAGAGGTGCCGATGACGCGCCTCATGCAGGTCGGTGCCAACAACCTGCATCGCAGCTGGCTGAACGTGCCCCACGTGACCCAGTTCGACCAGTCCGACGTGACCGATCTGGAAGCCTTCCGGGTCGGCCAGAAAGCCGTCGCGGAAAAGGCCGGCGTCAAGCTGACCATCCTGCCGTTCCTGCTCAAGGCCTGTGCCCATGTGCTCAAGGAACTGCCGGACTTCAACGCCTCCCTGGCCCCCAGCGGCAAGGCGGTAATCCGCAAGAAGTACGTGCATATCGGCTTCGCCGTGGACACCCCGGACGGCCTGCTGGTCCCGGTCATCCGCAACGTCGACCAGAAGAGCCTCCTGCAACTCGCTGCCGAAGCCGCCCAGCTGGCGGAAAAGGCGCGGACCAAGAAGCTCAGCGGCGACGACATGCAGGGCGCCTGCTTCACCATCTCCAGCCTGGGTCACATCGGCGGCACCGGCTTCACGCCGATCGTCAATGCCCCGGAAGTGGCGATCCTCGGCGTGTCCAAGGCCAGCATGCAGCCGGTCTGGGACGGCAAGGCCTTCCAGCCACGCCTGATGCTGCCGCTGTCGCTGTCCTATGATCACCGCGTGATCAACGGGGCCGCCGCAGCGCGCTTCACCAAGCGTCTGGGCGATCTGCTGGCGGAAATCCGCGGATTGCTGCTGTAA